The segment CAACAAGCTGAACTGGAATGGCTTGAGAAACGCGTGAAGCTCGAAGTGCAGGAAGCGATATACAATCATGGTACAGCCATGCGGGCTGTCTTAGCGGTCAATGAAGTAGAAAAAACTGATGTCTCCAAGGATAATATTTCTTTGGCCAAAGCTGCATTTGATTCTGGTGAACTTAATATCGAAGAGCTTGTTGTACACATTAATCAAATCCTTGAATCACGTATCAACTCTGCAGCCATTCTTCAACAAGGTTGGATGGCACGCATCCGCCTTGCAGAAGTGCTTGGACATCCAGAATATATTCTCGAAGGAAACAAATAATGAAAACTCTAATCACTTTAATTGCGACATTCACATTGTTGTTGAGTGTTCCCGTATTTGCTGAAGATGATGGACACAATCATGATGAAGCTGGTCACACCCAAAATGGAGATGGCGGCCACAAAGAAGATGGTCAGCATGAAGAAGATGGAGATGTTATCAAGCTGACGCCTACTCAGATTAAACAGGCAGGCATTGAATCAAAAGCAGTTTTTCTCCGACCTAAATTACAAGCTATAAAAGCTCCTGGAAGTGTAACTTTCAATGAGTATAAATTGGCTGATGTCACAACATTGGTTGATGGAGTTGTTCATGCTCGTCATGTGCGCTTAGGAGATGAAGTCAAAAAAGGTAAAAAACTTGTAACTATCACCAGTTCAACTCTGGCGCAGGCAGAAGCTGAATACCTAAGAGCTGAAGCAGAACATCGTAAAAGTAAACTTGATCTAAAACGCATTGAAGGTTTAGCAAAAGAAAAGATTGTTTCTCAGGCACGCCTTCAACAGTCAACAAGTATTCATCAGGCTGCACATGCAAATTTGGCTGCAGCTCGCGCTACACTGGCATCCAACGGATTATCCAGTGGGAAGATTGATGCGCTTATTAATTTAAAACAATATGGTCAGCTAACACTTTATGCCCCAAGCTCAGGAACGATTGTCTCCGATGATTTTCGTTTAGGGCAGCACATTGCTGCGGGGACACTTCTACTTCAGGTCGCTGATGAATCAACGGTCTGGGTTGAAGTGAAATTTTCCCAATCTCAAATGAGTGGTATCAAAGTTGGGCAGTCTGCAGTCGTTACACTGAAAAACAGCCATGCTCGGTTTAAAGGCCGAGTCATCAATATTCGTCATCAGCTTGATCAAACAACACGAACTGTAGGTGTACGCCTTGAAGTTCAGAACTACGAAGATGGTTTGCATCCTGGTATGTTTGTAAATGCAGAGATTGAAGCCGCTAGTGGTGAAGATGCATTGCTATTACCTGATGAGGCCATTCAGAGACAAGGTAGTGAGTTGATTGTGTTTGTTGAGGAAGAACCAGGTCACTTTGAACGCAGAGAGGTCCGAGTTGGTAAGTCAGTAATGGGACTTACCCCTGTCATTGAGGGTATTAAAGAAGGTGATCCTGTTGTTGTGAAGGGTGCATTTGTCCTTTCTTCAGAACTGGCGAAATCCGGTTTTGAAGTCCACAACCATTGAGGTAATGCCAGATGTTTTCAAAATTAATTGATGCGGCGGTAAATAACCGCCTTCTGATTCTATTGTTGTTGCTGGGTTCAATGACTTATGCACTGTTAGTTGTGCCGAAATTGAATCTCGATGCATTTCCTGATGTGACCAATGTTCAGGTACAGATTAATACCGAAGCTGAGGGCTTGGCTTCAGAAGAAGTGGAGCAGTTGATTACCTATCCAATTGAGGCAGTCATGTATGCACTGCCTGAGGTGGAAGAAGTTCGCTCAATTTCCAGAACAGGTCTTTCTATTGTCACAGTTGTATTTAAAGAAGGCACCGATATCTATTTTGCCAGACAGTTAGTGTTCCAAAAACTTCAGGATGCTAGTCAGACTGTACCATCGTGGGCGGGTACTCCAAAAATTGGGCCGAACACTTCAGGCCTTGGCCAGGTATTCCAGTATATTATCAAGTCCTCTCCTGATGCCGATTTTGATGCCCTGACACTTAGGGCGCTTAATGACTGGGTGGTGAAGTTAATGCTAATGCCAGTTGAAGGTGTGACTGACATCCTCTCTTATGGTGGTGAAGTGCGTCAGTACCAGGTGCATGTGAACCCTGAACAACTGCTTTCCTACAGCTTGCATGTAGATGATGTGGCAAAAGCCATTGAGGCTAATAATCGCAATGCTGGTGGCTGGTATTTGCCGCAAGGTGATGAGCAGTTAGTGATTCGCGGTGTGGGCTGGATTCCTGGTGGCGAAAGGGGACTAAAAGCAATTGCCTCAATTCCGGTTAAAACAATAAATGGTACATCTGTTCGAGTGTCTGATGTTGCGACAGTAGCCTTTGGTGGTGAAATTCGTCAGGGCGCAGTCACTATGACTGAGCGAGATGAAGATGGGAAAATAACCTCGCTTGGCGAAGTCGTAGTTGGCATTGTACTAAAGCGCTTTGGTGCCAATACGAAGAACACGATTGATGATGTTAAATCACGATTGGAGATTGTTCAGAAGGCGCTTCCTAATGGCGTTACCATTGAACCATTTTATGATCAGTCTAATTTGATAAACAAGGCAGTCTGGACTGTTGAAAAAGCTCTACTGGAAGCCTTTGTACTGATTATCATAGTACTGTTCCTGTTTTTGATGAATATGCGAGCAGCGACTCTGGTATTGTTATCTGTCCCGCTTTCAGTTCTGGCTGCTTTAGGTGCTATGCAACATTACGGCATTTCAGCCAACCTTATGAGCCTTGGTGGCCTGGCCATTGCCATTGGTATGATGGTCGATGGTTCTGTTGTAATGGTGGAGAACATTTTTAAACATTTAGAAAAACTGCCGGATGAAAACCGTGGTGTTGCACTGCGAATTACTGAGGCTTCGAAAGAAGTCGCTCGTCCAGTGCTGTTTGCCGTACTCATAATCCTCTTGGTATTTACACCTCTGTTTGCCCTTGAGGGTGTGGAAGGGAAAATGTTTACACCAATGGCGCTTTCAATTTCCTTTGCCATGTTTGCTTCATTACTGGTGGCCCTGTTTGTGATGCCAGTATTGGCGACCTATGTGTTTACCAAGGGAGTGGCTCACAAAGAAAGCCCAGTGTTGGCTCCTATTGCTCGTGCTTATCATGGGATGCTTGAATCTGCTCTGAAAGCTCGCAAAGCAGTTGTTGGCGGTGCAGCTATGGCCTTTGTGGTAACTCTTGCCACTGTCCCATTATTGGGCACTGAGTTTGTGCCTGAGTTAGAGGAAGGGACATTAGCCATTCGCATTACATTGGCACCATCATCTTCGCTTGATTATGCCAAGGGCGTTGGTGAAAAGCTGGAACGGGTATTGATCGAGAAATTTCCGGAGGTCACTTATGTTTCGGCTCGAACAGGCCGATCAGAAATTGGTGGCGATCCGGAGCCTGTTTCTAATGTGGAACTGTTCGTTGGTCTTCAGTCTGTTTCAGAGTGGTCAAGTGCCAGTGACAGGGAAGAGCTGCAACAGTTGATGCGTGAGAAGATGGAAGTGGTGCCTGGCATTTTGGTTTCTTTCACCCAACCTATTGCGATGCGAGTGGATGAACTTCTATCCGGGGTTAAGGCAGCACTTGCGATTAAACTATTCGGTCCTGATCTGAAAGTACTTGCAGAAATGGGCAAGAAAATCGAAGTGGTTGCGAAAAGTGTTGAAGGTACCCGCGATGTGGAGATGGAACAAATTGAGGGTGAAGCTCAGCTAGTAGTTCGTCCTGATCGCAGTAAGCTGGATCGTTATGGCATCCCTGTAGATGATGTAATGAGTCTGGTTGCAGATGCTATTGGTGGTGCATCTGCGGGGCAGGTGATTCAGGGCAATGAGCGATATGACATCTATGTACGACTGGCAAAAAACTACCGTCACAATACAGAGTCGATTGGTGGTCTAATTTTACATTCGCCAAGCGGCGCATGGGTGCGCCTTGAAGATGTGGCCTCCATTGGAGTGGAACAAGGTCCCCCCATGATCAAGCGAGATGATGTGCAGCGTCGAGTTGTGATTCAGAGTAATGTGGAAGGTCGTGATATGGGTGGCCTTGTGGCTGAACTAGATCAACGCATTCAAAGTGAAATCGAGTTACCTCCTGGTTATACAGTAGTGTTTGGTGGCCAGTTTGAAAATCAGCAGCGGGCGCAGGCAAAGCTGATGGTCGTGGTGCCTTTATCGTTGTTAATGATCTTCCTGCTGCTTTATTTCGCTTTTCATTCCGTCGGGCAGGCGGCGTTGATTATGCTCAATGTGCCAATGGCTTTGATTGGAGGCATTCTGGCTTTGTTAGTTTCAGGTCAATATCTGTCTGTACCATCTAGTATCGGCTTTATTGCCCTGTTTGGTGTAGCTGTGCTTAATGGCGTTGTGCTGGTTGATGCGATTAATCGCCACCTTGATGAGCATGAACTGAATGATGCTATTCGACATGGTGCTGAGAGCCGTTTAAGACCTGTGCTAATGACAGCCATGATTGCGGCGTTGGGTTTGATCCCATTACTCCTAGCTACAGGTATTGGCTCTGAAATTCAAAGGCCATTAGCAACAGTAGTGGTGGGCGGTCTCATTTCATCGACGCTATTAACACTGTTTGTTTTGCCATGTCTCTATGAACGGTTCAGTTGTAATCGTATTTCATCTAGGAAGCGATGATGAATTGAATGGATTGTGGATAAGAGGTGTACCCTTTGTGTGCATGAAAACACCTTGTATATTAATTACTTACGATTGACATTCGAGATTTCTTTGATATACTGATTAAACGATAATCAATGGTCAGATTCGCCAGCATTAATAATTTACAGAGAAATGATTTTACTTATTCCTTTTTGGAAGCGGTATGGGTGGAGGTGTCTTTGCGTGATTACTATTCTTGATTTTGAGGCTTCAGGATTAGAACCGGATAGCTATCCAATCCAGGTGGCTTGGAATGTAGGTGATGAAATTACGTCATTCTTGATTAATCCAATGACAGCAGATGATTGGGATTGGTGGAGCAGTGAGTCTGAACTAGTTCACGGGATCCCACGGGATTTTTTAATTGAACATGGGAGTCATATTCAGGATGTGGCTGCAGCTATGGTAGAGCATCTTTCAGGTACACTGGTTTATTCTGATGCCGTTTCTTTCGATTCATTTTGGTGTCGTCGCTTGTTTGATGCAGCGGGTGTCCAGGATAAGCTATTGTGGCGTGATTTCTGGTTTCGGATCAATGAGGGAAGGCCCGATTCAATACCAAGCTCTATTTCTTGGGAGTGCGGTGAGTGGAGACGACAGTTAAAGCAAGAGGCTTTAAGAAATGTTATTTTACCGGAGCATAAGGCGGATAACGATGTTCGTATTCGGATGGAGATCTTCAGACTAGCCACATCAGGTTGATGTTTTGTAGCCGAGGCACCAGCAACCAGTAGTAACTTAATGCTTTATTGTACCTTAATTGCGTAAGGGAGATGTTATGTCTTATGAGCAGAAATTAAATGAATTCATCAAACACGTTGAAAGGCTGAGGCGTGTGAATCGAGTTGCAGTGATTAAGCAAAATAAAATCATGGACCAGCTCATGAAGAAAGTTGCTAAAATGGATGATGGGTTCCTCGTCAACGATCAGGTTATAAGTGAATTTTCCTCCCTGATTCCAAGTCGTCTGTATATCAGTTCAAAACATGATTTTGATTCAGCCTCTAAAGCTTTATGCCAAAAGATATTTAAAGACCGGATGCATATGCTCAATACGAGGCTAGAAACTCTATGGGATGGTGAGGGATGTTATCCCATCGCATCGCTTTTTGTAGTAATGCAAGCAAGTGAATTAGTTAGCATCTCAGCTAAACGGATTACTGCAGATACTGTGTCTAAAGGTGATAGAGCCTATATGAATTTGCTTGATGCTTTCAGAGATAATTTTGAAAGCTATAAATCATTTTTGGTAAGAGAAATTAAGAATTCGGAATATAAGGGGAAAGAAGACCTTATTTATGATGCGATATTATCAGAATATGAATTGTTTATGTATGAGTTAGAATGTCTTTGGTGCAAATCCGAGGTGAAAAATAAGAGGCAATTTCAGGGAGGCTTCAGAGCTCGTAAGGATACCTCAATTGCTCATAAGAAGGTTAAATGTAAAGAGCCCTCTATTCAGCTTTGTGATTCAAAAGAAGTTAAAAAGCTGGTTGATTTATTGAGAAACTCACAAAAGAAAAATCATGAGGTCTACATACCTTTGTTAGAAGATCTGCTCACCACTAACGGCCGGGCCTCTTTAGCAATGGTTCCAAAAAACTACAAAGATGTGCTGGTCAAATTCAGATTAAGGTTTCCGCACCTTTCGACTCTGGCCGACGAAATCGAAATGAATTTATGTCTATCTATGTTGGGTGGTTCTAAAGCACCTCTGAAACTCTTTGATTCAATGTATATCTTTGATGGTCCACCAGGGGTAGGGAAGACTGCGGCGCTACACTATTTGGCTAAAGAGTTTGGAGTAAAGCATAGGATCATCGGCGCTGCGGAGCTGACAAATGGGTTTGATATTTCCGGTCAATCACGTGGGTGGGGGACGGGAAAGCCGGGCCATGTTGCAAACCTTCTTATAGAAAACCGGATGCCAAATTGTTTAATTATAATGGATGAAATTGATAAAATGATTGAGGGGTCAAACAACTTTCCGCCAGCCCAACCGCTGTATACTTTACTGGAACGGATGAGTGCTAAACGGTTCAGGGATGAATTCTACGACTTTGAAATTGATGCGAGTTTCATAAATTGGGCCGCTACGTCAAATAACATTAAAAGGGTGCCTGAGCCGATTAGAGATAGAGCACACGTTATCAATGTTTCTTGTCCAAGTTTAGAGCAAAGAATCCAGATTTCATCGATCTTGTATGAAGATTTACTGGCAGAAAATAAGCAGGGGTGGGGCAAGTGTTTTTTTTCTGAAATAGGTGGTGATATCCCTTTTATAGTTGCGTCAGTAGATGGGATCTCAATCAGAGGGATGCAGCAGATCATTATGAGGTCCATTTCATTAGTAGCTAATCGCGTTGAAGGACAAAAGATCACTTCAGAACAGTTAGAACTGAAAGACACAGATGTGTTGGCAGCTATCCAAATGTTAGGGATGAAGGGCGACTCTAAATCTCAAAATGGGATTGGGTTTATTCTTAATTAGGCTGCCAGCAAAGTGCCAGCACTTTTTCCAGCAGACACGAATCAGGTGCTGGCACCTTATTTTCCAACGTTTCTTGGGGGGTGAGGGTTCTCTCAGAAGTTGCATCGTGAAGGGCTGCCAGCAAAGTGCCAGCACTTTTTCCAGCAGACACGAATCAGGTGCTGGCACCTTATTTTCCAACGTTTCTTGGGGGGTGAGGGTTCTCTAAGAAGTTGCATCGTGAAGGGATGCCAGCAAAGTGCCAGCACTTTTTCCAGCAGACACGAATCAGGTGCTGGCACCTTATTTTCCAACGTTTCTTGGGTGGTGAGGGTTCTCTCAGAAGTTGCATCGTGAAGGGATGCCAGCAAAGTGCCAGCACTTTTTCCAGCAGGCACGAATCAGGTGCTGGCACCTTATTTCTCAACGTTTCTTGGGTGGTGAGGGGCTCTCAGAAATTGCGGTATGAAGATTTGCCAGCAAAGTGCCAGCATTTTTTGCCAGCAGATACAAATTACATGCTGGCACTTTGGTTGTTGTTGGTTTTTTAACGGGCTGAGTTCTTCAATGAATGTCAAATATGGTTGCCAGCACTTTTGCCAGCAACGTAATGAATGGTTCTATAAATTCAGGTTTTCAGAGTTGAACGGGTAAAGTTAACGGGTAGTTGTAACGGGTACTTTTTTATTTACCCGTTAAGATAGGGAAGGGGTCGTCTTACCATGAACAATTGAATGTGCCTTTTAAAGTCGCCGAAAACGTCCAAAAAACCATGGGTCTGAAATTGATAGGGTTTAACTATAATGGGTTAGCTCTACCTAAGGATGATTTATGAAAATGATGTCAGATTATATTTTCTGGTAAATGGCAGCTATAGGTTTATTCCAATGGGTTTGATCGAATAACGTTATTTTTTGCTGCCAAATAAATTTAAGGGGTGATGGCATCAAGGAATCAAAACCCGGAACTTTGACGACTATCAATGAGGCTCAGGTCTCTGCTTGGTTTTCTCTCAAGATATCTTCTGTAGGCATTCTTCTGATTAAAGGCTTAAGGCGTAAGTCGATCTGATTGTAAGAGATGATTCTTGGGTCGGTACAGATCACAGGGAAGCGGCTGATGACGTAATGTTCAATTTTGTCGAGTCCAAGCGCTCCTTTGAGCAAATGTTCGCGTTTTTCTTCCTTGGCTAGTGCACGACGGTAATAGTTTACTCGTGAGCGGTTGTAGCGAACGAATAGCTTTCGGTCGTTCTCTACCTTGGCCAGGTCAATCCAATTGTTTTTACACTGAAAGTTATAAATCACTCCACAATGCGTAGTGACCACATCAAACTCCTTGCGATTAATCCGTTTTATGTCGGTGACATGAAAGCCTATCGTTTCGAGGTCTCGTTTGATCATGTCCTCAAAAATGAATCCACTATGAATTTGGAATCGGCGACGGCTTCCAAGATGTACATTCTTGAAGACGTAGAGAAAACGCATTAGAAGATTGACGTTAGATACCACCATATCACCTAAGTTGATGAAAGGCTCAAAAGCATTTGTATTTCTGGCATAATTGCTAGGCACATTCACTAGCAGTAGTTCTAGCTCATCTGGGTTAAGGCGTGTCTGTGCGAGTAGCATCACCCGGAACTTGGTCTTTGGTATTTCAATGAAATAATCATCTCTACACTGTCGGGAAAATGCGATTATTAATTGTGCCATCGTCGAGAAATCAGAATCATTAAGACCAAACGTTGCGTAAGCTGCTTGAATCAATTTTACGGCGTTACGCAACTCAGATGCAGAAAAGATCTTTTTGGGATCAATGTTCTCCAATTTTGGTTGAATGAATTGATCTGGACGTAGTTCGGCCATGGCATGGATGGAGGCTCGTTCAGGTTCTAGGTACAACCCTTCCAAAGTCTCGAATGAGTGACTGGCCATCGCGCCAGTCTCACCGACTTCCAAACTGAAATTATCCAAAGTCTCTAAAAGGATAAGTTGTTGATGAAAGCTAGTGATCGAGATACAGCTTTGTTCAATTTGGGGCAGAAGGACATTCAGTGTGTCGAGCGATGTTAGGATCTTTTGCCCTCGGCATGCATAGGGCATGGTGTATAGCAATGAAACAAGATGACGACGGCGTGACTGGAAATACTTCACCGCGCCTCCCACTCGGTCGAGTGCTATCCCGTCGCCAAAGGATGTCTGACCATGCATTCGGAATGAACTAGCGATACTTCCAATTTGCAGCATAGTGAGCAAATAGCGCCGTACTACCGCTGGTTCGAAATGGGGTGATAGAATTTGCTTCACAATCTGCCAAGCAGGCTCTGGATTGGAGATGAAACGGTCATCGATCAGAATCGTCAGTAGGCGCTCACTCAAGCCAGGATCCTCAATCTCGAATAAAGGAATGTTGATGAATTCTTCGATTGCCTGGATCGTCCCATGGAGGGCCTTAATTGCATGCGGTAACTGGTACTGTGATAAAACTGAGATAATACCCTGACTATGAAGTGCCAGTTGGGTTTCAATCAGGGCTCTCACCTCGTTCCCCTCAACACGTCGAGTCGAGAAGGGATTGGGATCCATATCCCCAACAATATTATTGTTCATATCCTCAGAGTACACACAATATATGATCCTTATAACTTTATTTTCAATTTGATAAAGCATCGAACGTAGATGCAGGATTGCATGAATGGGCTAATGCGGACATTCACAAATGGAGATGTATGGTCTATGCTCTATTATTAGGGGTGGAATCTTCATATATGAATAGGCATGAGTACATCCAGCAGATTATTAAGTCACTTACTTGGCTGTCGACTGAAGTGTCTGTTAGTAACTCCATGAACTTTACTGACATTAATGTTCACTCTGAGAATTTCTATCGAGATTTGCTTAATCTTGCTTTTGATTATGAACTAGTGAATATCAATATTCTTGACCAAAATGCCGCAGCTATAGATCTTGGTGATGAAAAAAATAGTATCGCTATCCAGATCACTTCCACATCAGGTCTAGTCAAGACAACTCATACTGTAACAAAATTTATTGATAAGAAGTTATATCAAAAATACGGCAGGCTGATCATTCTCAATATAGGTGAAAAGGTGGATCATAGGGCTTCAAAAGTTGGGGATGCCAGTGCCTATGAGTTAGATACTAAGTCAGATATTTGGGGTATTAAAGAATTAAGTGCTAAGATCAATAATTTGCCAACACCAAGGCTAAAGCAGGTGTGTGATTTTTTGAATGAAGAATTACACATGAAGCCAGTTGGTGCTGTGCCAAAAAATGTTTCAACTATAATTAACCTGATCGAGCTAATTAGTGATGAAGAGCATCCTGAAGTTGGAAATGGGTGCTTGGAAGAGCCATTTCCCACCGAGAAAATATACAAGAGATTTGCTGACCATTCAGTATTTCTTGAGAAAGAATACCTGACACTATATCAAGATTATGGAGCAGTATTGGATTCTGTCGAAAAAGAAGCAGATATTAGTCCTGTAAAGCTTCGTCGTGCTGCTCAACACCTCAAGAGCTTCAGTGATAGTGTTCTCACCGAGTGTAATGCTGATCCTAAGGTTGCGATCAATAAGATCGTAGAATATTTCACAAACGCACTTCAATCAAAAGGGTGTGGTTTTGATACTGGTGCCGTTGAATTCTATATAATTAAACAGTTGATTATGTGTAATGTGTTTCCAAATAAAGAGGCATCGAATGGCTAGTCTTATATCTAAAAATGAAGATATGACAAAATCTGCACCTTATATCGGCTTTGAAATATTAAAGCTGCTGAAGGACAGTGGTGAATCACGCTTAAGTATATTTGATATTGCAAAAAAACTTCGTAAAACCAACAAGACAAGTGCTAGAAGTATTTATTACGGGATGTTGTTTCTATACTCACTTGATATCGTTGATTTTGACGAACCGTATGTAATTCAAAATGTTGAAAGTTAGAAAGCTCTACAGCAAGCCAGAAACTTTTTCCCCTATCTCTTTTGTTGATGGGTTTAACTTAGTGATGGGCGAAACTACTGAGGGTGACATTAAAACTAACGGTGTTGGTAAATCTATGGCTATAGAGTTTTTGAACTATGGTCTATTAAAACGCCATAGCGATAGTCGTGTGTCACTCATATCAGGAAATGACCTCTCAAATAAAACAGTTGTATGTTTGGATTTTGAAATTGGACCGCACAAA is part of the Mariprofundus sp. NF genome and harbors:
- a CDS encoding efflux RND transporter periplasmic adaptor subunit, with the protein product MKTLITLIATFTLLLSVPVFAEDDGHNHDEAGHTQNGDGGHKEDGQHEEDGDVIKLTPTQIKQAGIESKAVFLRPKLQAIKAPGSVTFNEYKLADVTTLVDGVVHARHVRLGDEVKKGKKLVTITSSTLAQAEAEYLRAEAEHRKSKLDLKRIEGLAKEKIVSQARLQQSTSIHQAAHANLAAARATLASNGLSSGKIDALINLKQYGQLTLYAPSSGTIVSDDFRLGQHIAAGTLLLQVADESTVWVEVKFSQSQMSGIKVGQSAVVTLKNSHARFKGRVINIRHQLDQTTRTVGVRLEVQNYEDGLHPGMFVNAEIEAASGEDALLLPDEAIQRQGSELIVFVEEEPGHFERREVRVGKSVMGLTPVIEGIKEGDPVVVKGAFVLSSELAKSGFEVHNH
- a CDS encoding efflux RND transporter permease subunit: MFSKLIDAAVNNRLLILLLLLGSMTYALLVVPKLNLDAFPDVTNVQVQINTEAEGLASEEVEQLITYPIEAVMYALPEVEEVRSISRTGLSIVTVVFKEGTDIYFARQLVFQKLQDASQTVPSWAGTPKIGPNTSGLGQVFQYIIKSSPDADFDALTLRALNDWVVKLMLMPVEGVTDILSYGGEVRQYQVHVNPEQLLSYSLHVDDVAKAIEANNRNAGGWYLPQGDEQLVIRGVGWIPGGERGLKAIASIPVKTINGTSVRVSDVATVAFGGEIRQGAVTMTERDEDGKITSLGEVVVGIVLKRFGANTKNTIDDVKSRLEIVQKALPNGVTIEPFYDQSNLINKAVWTVEKALLEAFVLIIIVLFLFLMNMRAATLVLLSVPLSVLAALGAMQHYGISANLMSLGGLAIAIGMMVDGSVVMVENIFKHLEKLPDENRGVALRITEASKEVARPVLFAVLIILLVFTPLFALEGVEGKMFTPMALSISFAMFASLLVALFVMPVLATYVFTKGVAHKESPVLAPIARAYHGMLESALKARKAVVGGAAMAFVVTLATVPLLGTEFVPELEEGTLAIRITLAPSSSLDYAKGVGEKLERVLIEKFPEVTYVSARTGRSEIGGDPEPVSNVELFVGLQSVSEWSSASDREELQQLMREKMEVVPGILVSFTQPIAMRVDELLSGVKAALAIKLFGPDLKVLAEMGKKIEVVAKSVEGTRDVEMEQIEGEAQLVVRPDRSKLDRYGIPVDDVMSLVADAIGGASAGQVIQGNERYDIYVRLAKNYRHNTESIGGLILHSPSGAWVRLEDVASIGVEQGPPMIKRDDVQRRVVIQSNVEGRDMGGLVAELDQRIQSEIELPPGYTVVFGGQFENQQRAQAKLMVVVPLSLLMIFLLLYFAFHSVGQAALIMLNVPMALIGGILALLVSGQYLSVPSSIGFIALFGVAVLNGVVLVDAINRHLDEHELNDAIRHGAESRLRPVLMTAMIAALGLIPLLLATGIGSEIQRPLATVVVGGLISSTLLTLFVLPCLYERFSCNRISSRKR
- a CDS encoding AAA family ATPase, translated to MSYEQKLNEFIKHVERLRRVNRVAVIKQNKIMDQLMKKVAKMDDGFLVNDQVISEFSSLIPSRLYISSKHDFDSASKALCQKIFKDRMHMLNTRLETLWDGEGCYPIASLFVVMQASELVSISAKRITADTVSKGDRAYMNLLDAFRDNFESYKSFLVREIKNSEYKGKEDLIYDAILSEYELFMYELECLWCKSEVKNKRQFQGGFRARKDTSIAHKKVKCKEPSIQLCDSKEVKKLVDLLRNSQKKNHEVYIPLLEDLLTTNGRASLAMVPKNYKDVLVKFRLRFPHLSTLADEIEMNLCLSMLGGSKAPLKLFDSMYIFDGPPGVGKTAALHYLAKEFGVKHRIIGAAELTNGFDISGQSRGWGTGKPGHVANLLIENRMPNCLIIMDEIDKMIEGSNNFPPAQPLYTLLERMSAKRFRDEFYDFEIDASFINWAATSNNIKRVPEPIRDRAHVINVSCPSLEQRIQISSILYEDLLAENKQGWGKCFFSEIGGDIPFIVASVDGISIRGMQQIIMRSISLVANRVEGQKITSEQLELKDTDVLAAIQMLGMKGDSKSQNGIGFILN
- a CDS encoding SMEK domain-containing protein; the encoded protein is MVYALLLGVESSYMNRHEYIQQIIKSLTWLSTEVSVSNSMNFTDINVHSENFYRDLLNLAFDYELVNINILDQNAAAIDLGDEKNSIAIQITSTSGLVKTTHTVTKFIDKKLYQKYGRLIILNIGEKVDHRASKVGDASAYELDTKSDIWGIKELSAKINNLPTPRLKQVCDFLNEELHMKPVGAVPKNVSTIINLIELISDEEHPEVGNGCLEEPFPTEKIYKRFADHSVFLEKEYLTLYQDYGAVLDSVEKEADISPVKLRRAAQHLKSFSDSVLTECNADPKVAINKIVEYFTNALQSKGCGFDTGAVEFYIIKQLIMCNVFPNKEASNG